One Aphelocoma coerulescens isolate FSJ_1873_10779 chromosome 8, UR_Acoe_1.0, whole genome shotgun sequence genomic region harbors:
- the LOC138114344 gene encoding biotin-dependent 3-methylcrotonyl-coenzyme A carboxylase beta1 subunit-like isoform X1, whose amino-acid sequence MGRALGAMWSPAPLCALGRRRPGPSAPLQPLTRLLQRELRERPPTRLLQREYGEQPPTRLLQREYGEQPPTRLLQREYGKEPPTRLLQREYRELPLPRQGWGRMHHLPPRRFVSNKPKSRRHPKTFPVLDGRVPAVYRHVFEANLRNSEAVISRYSELLERVKKGGGEKAVLRHTQRNKKLFVRERLRLLLDDGDFLELSPLAGLDMPYGDVPAAGCLTGIGKICGVWCVFIASDATVKGGTIYPIGVKKQLRAQEIAMENRLLSVHLVDSGGAFLPLQSELFPDKLHGGRIFYNEAIMSAMGIPQVAVVCGSCVAGGAYVPTMAEESVIIDKIGTLFLAGPPLVKAATGEDVSPEDLGGARLHSQVSGCTDHFAPSEEEAYECIRNVVSTLNCEPVPEEDRDHDSPLYSPEELLGLAPLDYGCTLPVKLILSRLVDGSRLQEFKAAYGTTLVTGFGHVEGHLVGIVANNGELAHDAALKGSHFVQLCGQRGIPILFLQNTAPQPAGPASISQAEAHSNRLKAQASMMAAVACAAVPKITIVIGGCFGSDSYVMCGRSFSPNFLFLWPNARVALVDSRHFPTVTAAGDWTGEELELKQLKAKLEEESSAFYSSSRLWDDGIILPQDTRKVIAQCLEIMEQKKSQAVSPYPIIRM is encoded by the exons ATGGGACGAG CTCTCGGGGCGATGTGGAGCCCGGCCCCGCTGTGCGCCCTGGGCCGGCggcgccccggcccctccgcgccGCTGCAGCCCCTGACCCGCCTGCTCCAGAGGGAGCTTCGGGAGAGACCCCCGACCCGCCTGCTCCAGAGGGAATATGGGGAACAACCCCCGACCCGCCTGCTCCAGAGGGAATATGGGGAACAACCCCCGACCCGCCTGCTCCAGAGGGAATATGGGAAAGAACCCCCGACCCGCCTGCTCCAGAGGGAATATCGGGAGCTGCCTCTGccgaggcagggctgggggaggatgCACCACCTGCCTCCCCGCCGATTTGTGAGTAATAAACCCAAATCCAGGCGGCATCCCAAAACATTCCCAGTTCTAGATGGACGTGTCCCCGCCGTGTACCGACATGTGTTTGAAGCCAATTTAAGGAACAGCGAGGCTGTGATTAGCAG ATACTCGGAACTGCTGGAGAGGGTgaagaaaggagggggagaaaaggcCGTCCTGCGGCACACGCAGCGCAACAAGAAGCTGTTCGTGCGGGAGCGCCTGAGGCTGCTCCTGGATGATGGGgatttcctggagctgtccccGCTGGCAGGGCTGGACATGCCCTACggggatgtccctgctgccgGCTGCCTCACGG GAATTGGCAAAATCTGTGGGGTCTGGTGTGTCTTCATTGCAAGTGATGCCACTGTGAAAGGAGGAACAATTTACCCAATTGGAGTGAAAAAACAATTAAGAGCCCAGGAAATTGCCATGGAGAACAGGCTGCTGTCTGTGCACCTCGTGGACAGTGGGGGAGCCTTCCTACCCCTGCAG TCAGAGCTGTTTCCTGACAAGCTGCACGGTGGCAGGATTTTCTACAACGAGGCAATCATGTCTGCCATGGGAATCCCTCAG GTGGCCGTGGTGTGTGGCTCCTGTGTGGCTGGAGGTGCCTACGTGCCCACCATGGCTGAGGAATCTGTGATCATAGATAAAATTGGGACACTGTTCCTTGCTGGGCCACCCCTGGTGAAAGCTGCTACAGGGGAAGATGTCTCTCCTGAGGACCTTGGAGGAGCCAGGCTTCACTCACA AGTCAGTGGCTGCACTGACCATTTTGCACCCTCAGAAGAGGAGGCCTATGAGTGCATTCGTAATGTTGTCTCCACCTTAAACTGTGAGCCAGTGCCAGAGGAGGACAGGGATCATGACAGTCCCTTGTACAGCCCTGAGgagctcctggggctggcacCACTGGATTATGGCTGTACTCTTCCTGTCAAACTG ATTCTGAGCCGTCTGGTGGATGGAAGCAGGTTGCAGGAATTCAAGGCTGCTTATGGAACAACATTAGTGACAGGATTTGGCCATGTGGAAGG GCACTTGGTGGGGATAGTGGCCAACAATGGGGAGCTGGCTCACGATGCTGCTCTCAAGGGCAGCCACTTTGTCCAGCTCTGTGGCCAGAGGGGAATTCCCATCCTCTTCCTCCAAAACACTGCTCCACAGCCAGCAGGGCCTGCAAGTATCTCACAG GCAGAGGCTCATTCCAACAGGCTGAAGGCCCAGGCTTCCATGATGGCTGCAgttgcctgtgctgctgttccCAAAATAACCATTGTCATTGGAGGCTGTTTTGGGAGTGACAGCTACGTCATG tgTGGGAGATCATTCAGTCCAAACTTTCTGTTCCTCTGGCCCAATGCAAGAGTTGCTCTTGTGGATTCTCGACATTTCCCCACAGTCACAGCAGCTGGGGACTGGACAGGAGAGGAATTGGAGCTGAAACAGCTGAAGGCAAA GCTAGAGGAAGAAAGCAGTGCCTTTTACTCCTCTTCCAGGCTCTGGGATGATGGGATCATTCTACCTCAAGACACTAGAAag GTGATTGCCCAGTGCTTG
- the LOC138114344 gene encoding biotin-dependent 3-methylcrotonyl-coenzyme A carboxylase beta1 subunit-like isoform X2: protein MWSPAPLCALGRRRPGPSAPLQPLTRLLQRELRERPPTRLLQREYGEQPPTRLLQREYGEQPPTRLLQREYGKEPPTRLLQREYRELPLPRQGWGRMHHLPPRRFVSNKPKSRRHPKTFPVLDGRVPAVYRHVFEANLRNSEAVISRYSELLERVKKGGGEKAVLRHTQRNKKLFVRERLRLLLDDGDFLELSPLAGLDMPYGDVPAAGCLTGIGKICGVWCVFIASDATVKGGTIYPIGVKKQLRAQEIAMENRLLSVHLVDSGGAFLPLQSELFPDKLHGGRIFYNEAIMSAMGIPQVAVVCGSCVAGGAYVPTMAEESVIIDKIGTLFLAGPPLVKAATGEDVSPEDLGGARLHSQVSGCTDHFAPSEEEAYECIRNVVSTLNCEPVPEEDRDHDSPLYSPEELLGLAPLDYGCTLPVKLILSRLVDGSRLQEFKAAYGTTLVTGFGHVEGHLVGIVANNGELAHDAALKGSHFVQLCGQRGIPILFLQNTAPQPAGPASISQAEAHSNRLKAQASMMAAVACAAVPKITIVIGGCFGSDSYVMCGRSFSPNFLFLWPNARVALVDSRHFPTVTAAGDWTGEELELKQLKAKLEEESSAFYSSSRLWDDGIILPQDTRKVIAQCLEIMEQKKSQAVSPYPIIRM, encoded by the exons ATGTGGAGCCCGGCCCCGCTGTGCGCCCTGGGCCGGCggcgccccggcccctccgcgccGCTGCAGCCCCTGACCCGCCTGCTCCAGAGGGAGCTTCGGGAGAGACCCCCGACCCGCCTGCTCCAGAGGGAATATGGGGAACAACCCCCGACCCGCCTGCTCCAGAGGGAATATGGGGAACAACCCCCGACCCGCCTGCTCCAGAGGGAATATGGGAAAGAACCCCCGACCCGCCTGCTCCAGAGGGAATATCGGGAGCTGCCTCTGccgaggcagggctgggggaggatgCACCACCTGCCTCCCCGCCGATTTGTGAGTAATAAACCCAAATCCAGGCGGCATCCCAAAACATTCCCAGTTCTAGATGGACGTGTCCCCGCCGTGTACCGACATGTGTTTGAAGCCAATTTAAGGAACAGCGAGGCTGTGATTAGCAG ATACTCGGAACTGCTGGAGAGGGTgaagaaaggagggggagaaaaggcCGTCCTGCGGCACACGCAGCGCAACAAGAAGCTGTTCGTGCGGGAGCGCCTGAGGCTGCTCCTGGATGATGGGgatttcctggagctgtccccGCTGGCAGGGCTGGACATGCCCTACggggatgtccctgctgccgGCTGCCTCACGG GAATTGGCAAAATCTGTGGGGTCTGGTGTGTCTTCATTGCAAGTGATGCCACTGTGAAAGGAGGAACAATTTACCCAATTGGAGTGAAAAAACAATTAAGAGCCCAGGAAATTGCCATGGAGAACAGGCTGCTGTCTGTGCACCTCGTGGACAGTGGGGGAGCCTTCCTACCCCTGCAG TCAGAGCTGTTTCCTGACAAGCTGCACGGTGGCAGGATTTTCTACAACGAGGCAATCATGTCTGCCATGGGAATCCCTCAG GTGGCCGTGGTGTGTGGCTCCTGTGTGGCTGGAGGTGCCTACGTGCCCACCATGGCTGAGGAATCTGTGATCATAGATAAAATTGGGACACTGTTCCTTGCTGGGCCACCCCTGGTGAAAGCTGCTACAGGGGAAGATGTCTCTCCTGAGGACCTTGGAGGAGCCAGGCTTCACTCACA AGTCAGTGGCTGCACTGACCATTTTGCACCCTCAGAAGAGGAGGCCTATGAGTGCATTCGTAATGTTGTCTCCACCTTAAACTGTGAGCCAGTGCCAGAGGAGGACAGGGATCATGACAGTCCCTTGTACAGCCCTGAGgagctcctggggctggcacCACTGGATTATGGCTGTACTCTTCCTGTCAAACTG ATTCTGAGCCGTCTGGTGGATGGAAGCAGGTTGCAGGAATTCAAGGCTGCTTATGGAACAACATTAGTGACAGGATTTGGCCATGTGGAAGG GCACTTGGTGGGGATAGTGGCCAACAATGGGGAGCTGGCTCACGATGCTGCTCTCAAGGGCAGCCACTTTGTCCAGCTCTGTGGCCAGAGGGGAATTCCCATCCTCTTCCTCCAAAACACTGCTCCACAGCCAGCAGGGCCTGCAAGTATCTCACAG GCAGAGGCTCATTCCAACAGGCTGAAGGCCCAGGCTTCCATGATGGCTGCAgttgcctgtgctgctgttccCAAAATAACCATTGTCATTGGAGGCTGTTTTGGGAGTGACAGCTACGTCATG tgTGGGAGATCATTCAGTCCAAACTTTCTGTTCCTCTGGCCCAATGCAAGAGTTGCTCTTGTGGATTCTCGACATTTCCCCACAGTCACAGCAGCTGGGGACTGGACAGGAGAGGAATTGGAGCTGAAACAGCTGAAGGCAAA GCTAGAGGAAGAAAGCAGTGCCTTTTACTCCTCTTCCAGGCTCTGGGATGATGGGATCATTCTACCTCAAGACACTAGAAag GTGATTGCCCAGTGCTTG
- the LOC138114344 gene encoding biotin-dependent 3-methylcrotonyl-coenzyme A carboxylase beta1 subunit-like isoform X3 — MGNNPRPACSRGNMGNNPRPACSRGNMGKNPRPACSRGNIGSCLCRGRAGGGCTTCLPADLYSELLERVKKGGGEKAVLRHTQRNKKLFVRERLRLLLDDGDFLELSPLAGLDMPYGDVPAAGCLTGIGKICGVWCVFIASDATVKGGTIYPIGVKKQLRAQEIAMENRLLSVHLVDSGGAFLPLQSELFPDKLHGGRIFYNEAIMSAMGIPQVAVVCGSCVAGGAYVPTMAEESVIIDKIGTLFLAGPPLVKAATGEDVSPEDLGGARLHSQVSGCTDHFAPSEEEAYECIRNVVSTLNCEPVPEEDRDHDSPLYSPEELLGLAPLDYGCTLPVKLILSRLVDGSRLQEFKAAYGTTLVTGFGHVEGHLVGIVANNGELAHDAALKGSHFVQLCGQRGIPILFLQNTAPQPAGPASISQAEAHSNRLKAQASMMAAVACAAVPKITIVIGGCFGSDSYVMCGRSFSPNFLFLWPNARVALVDSRHFPTVTAAGDWTGEELELKQLKAKLEEESSAFYSSSRLWDDGIILPQDTRKVIAQCLEIMEQKKSQAVSPYPIIRM; from the exons ATGGGGAACAACCCCCGACCCGCCTGCTCCAGAGGGAATATGGGGAACAACCCCCGACCCGCCTGCTCCAGAGGGAATATGGGAAAGAACCCCCGACCCGCCTGCTCCAGAGGGAATATCGGGAGCTGCCTCTGccgaggcagggctgggggaggatgCACCACCTGCCTCCCCGCCGATTT ATACTCGGAACTGCTGGAGAGGGTgaagaaaggagggggagaaaaggcCGTCCTGCGGCACACGCAGCGCAACAAGAAGCTGTTCGTGCGGGAGCGCCTGAGGCTGCTCCTGGATGATGGGgatttcctggagctgtccccGCTGGCAGGGCTGGACATGCCCTACggggatgtccctgctgccgGCTGCCTCACGG GAATTGGCAAAATCTGTGGGGTCTGGTGTGTCTTCATTGCAAGTGATGCCACTGTGAAAGGAGGAACAATTTACCCAATTGGAGTGAAAAAACAATTAAGAGCCCAGGAAATTGCCATGGAGAACAGGCTGCTGTCTGTGCACCTCGTGGACAGTGGGGGAGCCTTCCTACCCCTGCAG TCAGAGCTGTTTCCTGACAAGCTGCACGGTGGCAGGATTTTCTACAACGAGGCAATCATGTCTGCCATGGGAATCCCTCAG GTGGCCGTGGTGTGTGGCTCCTGTGTGGCTGGAGGTGCCTACGTGCCCACCATGGCTGAGGAATCTGTGATCATAGATAAAATTGGGACACTGTTCCTTGCTGGGCCACCCCTGGTGAAAGCTGCTACAGGGGAAGATGTCTCTCCTGAGGACCTTGGAGGAGCCAGGCTTCACTCACA AGTCAGTGGCTGCACTGACCATTTTGCACCCTCAGAAGAGGAGGCCTATGAGTGCATTCGTAATGTTGTCTCCACCTTAAACTGTGAGCCAGTGCCAGAGGAGGACAGGGATCATGACAGTCCCTTGTACAGCCCTGAGgagctcctggggctggcacCACTGGATTATGGCTGTACTCTTCCTGTCAAACTG ATTCTGAGCCGTCTGGTGGATGGAAGCAGGTTGCAGGAATTCAAGGCTGCTTATGGAACAACATTAGTGACAGGATTTGGCCATGTGGAAGG GCACTTGGTGGGGATAGTGGCCAACAATGGGGAGCTGGCTCACGATGCTGCTCTCAAGGGCAGCCACTTTGTCCAGCTCTGTGGCCAGAGGGGAATTCCCATCCTCTTCCTCCAAAACACTGCTCCACAGCCAGCAGGGCCTGCAAGTATCTCACAG GCAGAGGCTCATTCCAACAGGCTGAAGGCCCAGGCTTCCATGATGGCTGCAgttgcctgtgctgctgttccCAAAATAACCATTGTCATTGGAGGCTGTTTTGGGAGTGACAGCTACGTCATG tgTGGGAGATCATTCAGTCCAAACTTTCTGTTCCTCTGGCCCAATGCAAGAGTTGCTCTTGTGGATTCTCGACATTTCCCCACAGTCACAGCAGCTGGGGACTGGACAGGAGAGGAATTGGAGCTGAAACAGCTGAAGGCAAA GCTAGAGGAAGAAAGCAGTGCCTTTTACTCCTCTTCCAGGCTCTGGGATGATGGGATCATTCTACCTCAAGACACTAGAAag GTGATTGCCCAGTGCTTG